GAATAGCCCGTATCTCCCGTTTCGCTGTCTAAAGAAGTTGATAGTAAATAGGAAAGGGTAATCTCGCTCTTAGGACGTATGAGACCGTCAATAGAAATGGTGGTATTGTTTTTACTTGAAATCTCCAAATCCGAAAACGAATCATCCAAACGATAGGTGATCATTGCTCCTATATTGTTTTCTTTTCCATAATTCTGGGTATATCTGGCCACCCCAAACGTACTACCAGCGCTGTTGTCCGTTTCTCGTTGTCTTACGGCCAAAGCAGCAATGGTCCGATTCTCCGATCTATCGGTATATCGCGCACCTAAATCTAAAGGTGCTGGTGCCGCATTAAATGTATTTTCGAGTCCTATGGTTCTACTAAAAAATGGGCGTACTTGAAAATTACCTCCACCTGCCCAAATACCTGAGTTTTCCAAAAAGAACTGTCGCCGCTCGGGGAAAAAGATGTTGAAACGCTCCAAGTTGTTAACGGCACGATCCACATCGGCCTGGGCAAAATCAGTGTTTATCGTTAAATCCAATACTGCATTGGGATTGATCGCCCATTTTACATCACCTCCTACCTTGGGTTCGTTGAGCTTGTCAACAAGTACATCTCCTTCTTTATTTTCATCATATTGATACAGGGCATAAGGTTCCACTCTAATATTAGCAGAAGGTGGCGGTACTTCCAATCCGGTCAGCTTAGCAGCATAGACCATACGGTTCTCTGAAAAGGATTGTGGAATGGCGGGAAATACGGTTTTCTCAAAATCTTTTCGGGCCAAACGATAAAATGTAATACCCCATTCAACAGGTTTACCTGCAATGGGTCTGTCATAGCGAATGGACTTGAAGGGAATGGCGAATTCCGCAAAATAGCCCTCATCGGTACGTTGTGTACGCACGGTCCAAAGGGCGTTCCAGTCTGTATCGGTATTGCTATCATTAAAGCTCTGTAAATCCAGTTGGTTGCCATGAGGTGTAGTTTGGAAAGATACGGCATATTGTTTAGTGTTTTGTGCGTCGATTTGAATACCGAACACATCATTTTCCTCATTATCAAAATCGCGCCTTAAATCCTGCATCCGTACTCCTTTTTTTCCAAGGGAATCAGCAGCAAGTACACCAAAATAAAGATTTCGCTCATCATATAGCACCCGCACCGTAGTCTTATTTTTTATTGAGCCTCCCTGAACAGGTTCAACTCGAAAGAAATCGGTAATCGGTTCTGCTGACTGCCAATCGGTTTCTTTTAACTTTCCATCAATAGTAATTTTTCCCAATGCTTTAAATGCCTTGATTTTGATTGGAACATCTGGTGGAGGGAAATTGGATTCTTGTTGGGAGAATACCATCGTTCCTAGAAAAACAAAGCTCCCAGTGAATAATAGCTTTATAGTTGAAATCATAGTCATCTATTAATTTTTTGATTTGTTTCCCAACCCAAGTTTTCTCTTATCGTTAAGACATTCCAATACCAAGTTATTCGCGCTTGAATTGCGCATCGCATGATTGTCCCTTTAACACAACTTTCGTCCAATTGCAACACAGCAGAGAAGCATGATAAAAGTGGCTATGAGCAAAGGCCATATAAAACGTACTTGTTTTATATCACTCCTCCCATCATCTGCATATTTTGGCGTAAATCTTCTCCAGTCCACCACATCTGCAGATTTCTCTTCAAATATTTTAGGATAAAAGAACAATCGCAATTCCTCGTGATAATTAGCTGTTGCATCCAAAAAATTAAGGTGCTGATCTAAACTGGTTCCTGCAAGTTCATTGAATGCTAATTGCAAATGCATATTTGGCAAAAATGCGGACAGTTGTTTACTAACACTTTCACGTTCGCTAATCTTTTCCCGTAACGCCTTGGTATCTGTAACAGAATCGTCATCTCCCATCTGTTGCATGGCATAATACCATGTCCAGTTGAACCCTTCAATTGGATATCCAAACTTTTGGAACTGTGGATAATGATCATAGAACTTTTGCAAAGTTTCCGTTTTATCAGTATCCCATTTGGTATGATACCCATCCCGCTGACTTATCATCGTACTTAAAGCTTCGGGAACTGGATACTTATTGGCCAAATATGCGTTTATTCCCGCCGGCAATAGTATAAGCAATACTAACCAAATGGATAACAACAGCAGTGCATTGAACCCTGAACTCTTTTTAAAGTTGATGACAAAAAAGCATAAAGCGAACCAAAATGCGACATATAACAACGACAGGAAAATCATCATCATGAAATTCATATCCAAAGGAATGGACAACACCGATTTAGCAATAGTAAAAAGTATTCCCAAGACTATATATATAAGTAGTACCCTTATGGATAATTTCGTTAATAGGTACTTCTGTTTTGATGGAGTTTGTACCGATACCAATCGCCATGTACCTGTCTCGGTTTCTTCGGATAACAAATTGAAGGTAAAAACAATGATCAACAGTGGAAATAGGTATAGTAATACGAACGATAAGTCCAGGTTTCCTGACTGAAGATTCATAGGGTTTACCAAATCCGTATCATATCGTTGTCCCTCCAGATTTTTGATAGTGATTCGCTGCAGATTAGTGTTTACATCACTTTGCCCTATGGAAAGCCCCGAAAGGTGGGTTGGACTGTTTATGAATGCGAACTTCACATAGTACATAAGAAGCCCTAAATCATCTTTGTGCAACGTCACATTTCTGTCGATGTGATTCTGTTGATAATTTTCAACTTGGTCGATTGCCGCTTTTTTTTGAGATAAAAATTGATGCCCTATACCAATGCTTATTGCGCCCAACACGAGTATAAGAACCAAGCTCGCTACAACAGCCCTTGACCTTAAAAATTGTAAAAGTAGAAGTTTGTACATAGCTATATTGCTTTTGCTTTTTTTGAAAGATATCCTAAGCCCAAAAAGGATAACAAAACCCAGCCCAATAAAGAAAAAATACCTAATGATGCTTCGTTCAAAGAACTCTGTAAAGGTTGCATCTGGTGTTGAAAATCGGGGAATTCTTCCCAATGTTCATGTCCCACCACATGCTTTTTCCCCTCCGAACCACTTACTTTTTTGGTGCTGATATATTCCATCTGAAGTTCGTTCATCTCCTGTGCCAATTGATAGCGATAGACTTCGGCCTGCTCTTGAAAATCCACGTATCCCTTGAAATCGGTTCCTGTAAATGCCATAGATATTGTTTTAATGGCCACAAAAGGATTGAGCACGGCAGTAAAACGGCTAACGTTGTTCTGTTTTTCATAGATGTGCAATAAACTATCATGGTGTTTTTTGTACAGATTTGCACTTGTCTTCTCTCCTTCCCGCATTACAAAACCTCCATAATTAAAAGGTAACTGGGTGATGGAATCAACGCCATGAACGGTCAAAACTGAATCCCTCAGCCTATTAAAATAGGGGTCTTCTGGGTTGTGGCTATCTCCTTTTTTAAGGACATCCCGCTCAACGCCCGATTGAAAACTCAATTTTGAAGGAGTGGGATAGATAGCACTTCCGACCGCCTGCGAGGTCTTGGGAACCAAAACCACCATCAACAACCAAATACCGAGTAACGTGAGTAACGCATTTTTGGATGAGTGCGCCGTAGTGGACACCATTATGCTTATAAAGGATAGAATAAGTAAAAACAGTGCATATCCTAAAAACAATAGCAAAAAACGCTGCCACGAATCGGCCGGGTTCGCTATAGTCTCCCCAAACATTAAAAAAAACATGGTAACCAGAAAAATGGGGGCAAAGAATAAAAGTGCCAGTATAAATAGCCCCAAAGATTTGCCCAGCAGTATTTCCTTCCAATCTGCTCCTTGGGACAAAAGTATTTTCAAGGTTCCGTTCTCCCTCTCGGAGACGACAACAGAAAACCCCAAAAAGAATAAAATCAGGGGGAGTACAAGTTGTAAAAGCATCGCCATGCTCAATTCACCAAAGCGCAGAGTCCCAGTGGAAAACCCTGCATCTGAAAAGTTGACGCTGTTCTGCCTATGAGCTTCTAAAAAGACCGCATTCCCCGTAAAACTTTCAATTCCATAATCAAATATGCTCAAAGGCTGTTTCAAACGGAAAGCGAATGTACCAAAATGTGCCATGCGATGCGGATGTTTATCTGGATTGGCCTCCCAACTTTGTCGTGCCTTTTGTTGATGCTCCAGTCTAATGGTATTCTGTTTGAAGTAGTTATTGATGCCACTGACCGCAGCGTAGGCGGTCAGCAGCAAAAATATGCCAAACATGATGTAGATTACTTTGGTCTTGAGGGCATTTTTGAGGAAATGCCCCATAAACAGACCGATGTTAGCTCTTTTCATAATCCTTAAAATTTATAGGAGGTTGTCAGCAACACATTTCGTGGTGCTCCAGGAAAAAGTCGTGATGCAAACAATGCACCTCCCCAATATGTTTCATCGAACAAGTTGTTCACCTTAAGCGCCAATTGTATATTTCCTCCTGAGGGGCGATAATACACTGCGGCATCAAATACCGTATACGCCGGAAGCAGCACACGATCGCTGTACCATGAGAATCGATCTCCACGATATTCTGTTCCAAAACCAATTCCGACGTCCCTCAAAGTATTATCCGTAAAATCATATCTAGCCCAAAGGTTAGCACTATGTTCTGGTGTTCCACCCGCTCGTTCACCGATCAATGTAGGGTCATCATCCGCGATTATTTCAGCATCGATATAGGCATAGGAAGCATTTACCTGAAAATTTGGTAAGATATAGCCCGATAGGTCCCACTCAAAACCTCTACTTCTTCGTGCGCCACCCTCAATCAACAAATCCTCATCGTTGGGATCGGGTTGCAAAAGGTTTTTTTGATTGATTTCATAAACGGCCATGTTCATTGCCAATCGTCCTCTAAAGAACTCTCCTTTTGCTCCAAACTCAATTAAATCACTTTCCAAGGGGTCAAATTCTGCTGGAGAACCTGCCCAGAAAAAGTTTTCTGTAGCCGGTGATAAAGTAACGGTATTTGATTGCGGTTGAAAGCCCTCAATATAGGTTCCATAGACATTTATATTGTCCGTTGCCTCGTACGTAATCCCTAGACGTGGTATAAAGGCTTCGTTTTTAAAACTTTCTTCATCGTTGGATTCATAATTGAACTTATCCTCATACCACTCGTAACGAAGGTTGACCAAGGCAGAAAGCTTCCATATCTTAAATTGGTTTTGAATGTAGACCCCACTGGAGGTAGTTAGGTTTGCCGGAATTGCGAATTCTGACATGGTATAGTCGTTGATAATCCTCATGTTGTTTTGAGGGTCGGTCAAATCAAAATGGGGGACATTAGGTCTAGGTGCCAGTACACCATCGATTTCAATAGTTTGAAAATCTGCGGCATCGGCCGGGTCAAAATTACTTACGCTCCCGTCATTTCTTAAATACCTTCGCGCTCCATTTTGTCCACCACCCTTGGTACGCTCCCACCAACTTCCATCGTATCCTATAAGAGCTTTATTAGTGATTTTATCACTTTCAAAATCAAAATTTACAAAAGCATTGAAATTATCGGTGACCCAGAACTGCTTTCGTTCCACATAACGCATTTCAGCTAGGGTATTGATAGGATTTCCTTCGATATCCACAGCGGCGGCGTTCACAGTTCTGTGCTCGGCAAGGTCTTCTTCCCAAGTTTGTTTCATATACGAGGCATTGAAGCCAATGTTATCTGTAATCTGCTTGGTGAAGTTGCCCATCACCAAAAACTCCTTTGACTTAAAAAAGTCGTTTGAAGCCCCTACGTTAAGGGAAGTCGGCGTACTGTTCAAATCAAATTCCCCATTGATGGCACCAAAAATCGGTTGCCCCCTATCCAAGTTGCCAACACCATTACTATATATCATTTCTACATTTAATGCTGTAGTATTATTAGGTATGTATGAAATAGACGGTGTAATCAAAAAAGCGTTGTTCTGTACCACATCCCGAAAAGATCTGGCTTCCTGTACTGCTGCATTAAAACGGTATAAAAGGGTTTTAGATTCATTCAATGGCCCTGTAAAATCTGCTGTTGCCCTAAGCGTTCCAAAACTGCCCACGGTAGCACTTACCTCGTTTCGCTTTTCCCTTAAAGGTTTTTTGGTTACCATATTTATAGTTCCGCCTGGGTCAACACTGGAAAAAGTTACCGAAGAGGGTCCTTTGACAACTTCTACTCGTTCTATGTGGGAGGTTATGGGCTGTAGAAAATAATACTGACGGGTTCGCATTCCATTGATGACCTGTCCCTCTTCTGCTTGTGTGACACCCCGTATGTTGAAATGATTGTAAAATGCCGTGGAAGTAACACTACTGGCAGCTTTTACTGCATCTGCCAATTGAAACGCTTGACGGTCGTTCATCAATTCTTTGGTAATTGTTGATACCGCTTGTGGTAACTCCTTGTTTTTGATGGCCACCTTAGTCGAAGAAAAGGAATAATCGCTATTGTAGTCGGTCCTAGCACGACCTATGACCTCAACATTCTGTAAGCTTTCTGTAGTTTCTGTTAATACAACAGTTCCCAAATCAAGTACAGTAGAAGAACTTACATCGATGGATTTTTGGTGGGAAGCATATCCCAAAAAGCGTACTTCGAACTCGTAAACTCCTTCGGGTACATTTAGTTGAAATGCTCCGTTCCTATCTGTCAACACTCCGAACATGTTGTCTGTATTACCAATGGAAACCGTAGCACCAAAAATTGGACTTCCTTGCTCATCGGTAACCGAACCCGTTACCTCTTGAGCGTGGATATTCACAACAAAACTAAAAAGTAATAATATAAATAGATTTTTTATGATTCTCATTTGTGTTCGTTTTATTTTCGGGGTAATCTGTTATCTGCACAATCAAAAAGTAACTCCGCACCTAAAACGAAATCACTACTCTGATCATTTTGATTTAAGATTTTAGATTGTTTTTAAGTATAGATTTTGTAATTCGTTGGCATTTATATCCGTTGTTTCCGACTCGTATACCAAACGGCCTTCTTTCATAATACCAATCCTGGTACCGACATTAACAGCATTGAAAATATCATGTGTCGCCATAAAAATAGATTTTCCCATTTGGCTCAATTCCTTGCAAATCGCAGTAAACTCTACCGCAGCCTTAGGATCAAGGCCAGAGATCGGCTCATCCATAAATATGAAGTCTGCATTTTTGGATAGTGCAATGGCGATACCTACTTTCTGTCGCATTCCCTTAGAATAAGAGGCCAGCTTATTAAGGTGGGCGGTTTCCTGAAGCCCAGCTTTTAATAAGTAGGACGCCAATTCCTCCTTTGAATACCGAAACCCTGCAATTCGGCTAAAAAAGTCAAGATTTTCCATACCTGATAGGTTACCGTAAAGTTGTACTACTTCAGGTATATAGGCTATCATTTTTGAAGTGGCATTACTGTTTGGCTTTACTTCGACGCCATTAATTAAAGCCTTACCGCTTGTAGCTGTTAGTAAACCAAGAAATAAATTTATCGTGGTGGTTTTACCGGCACCATTTTGGCCCAGCAAACAGAAAATTTCACCTTGAGCAACAGAAAGATTCAAGTCGCTCAATGCTTCATGTCCACCATATCTTTTGGTAAGATTGATTGCTTCTAGCATATTATACTATGTAAATGTGATTGATTAAGCTATGGTACGCCATTGGATGATACAGCGTAAAATGAATTATTGGAAACCTTGTATGAAGGTCGCCATATTCAATTAAGTAAAAGAAAAATATTTAGGCTACCGGAGGTCCTCGAAGATGCTGTTGCTTTTTAGGAACAATATTGATGGTTCCCACTATACTTTGATGAAAATAGTAGGAAAAAGCAGCTAATTCGTAAACAAAGAGATCTTGAACATGTAGTTGCTGATCAAAATAAAAACTACAGATTTGACAGTCTGAATTTTCTTCGGCAACTATATCGGTAAAATCGTTGCTAACAACATTTACAGTATGCGCTGTATGCTCTTGCGAATGAAAAATTAAAACAACAGGTAACGACAAAATATACATTGCCAAAAAACCCGTTGCTATTTGTATTTTATTTTTCACGACTGCTAAAGTAATACATTTTCACCTTATTTATATTGATTCTATTTCGTTAACATATTTGATGATCTCAATACGCAGGACAGTTATGAAAAGCTCTGGACCAATAGCTGATTGTAATTATTTAATATACGATTCAAAAAAGGGTCAACAATGTGAATTAATATGGTGTTAATCTTTGATAATGAATGGATTGAATTAAGAGGTCGCTATATCACCCAACAGGCTCAAAATCTTATTTTCAACGGCCTTGGAATCCCAATGAGCCTCAATATCTGGCATTGACATTACTTCTTGCATGATTTTCTCCTGCTCGTCTCCTATTGCCAAAGCTTCAGCATAAGACCGTTCGGAAAAAGTAACACGACTATATACAGGAATCCACTTATCAGGATGATTTTCAGCAAATCGCTTTTCAATTTTCTTTTGTAACAGGAATTTTGGGTCAGCGGTTTTATGGCTCATTTCCATAAAGTTTCTATAGCTGAGTTCAGCAATGGCATCCGCATTGGGTTTACGACTTTTTTGATATTCGCTAAAAATAGTTTCCCAATCGTCTCCATGAGTTCCCATAAGTTCATCCAATTCATAAATATCCTCAAAACCTGCATTCATTCCTTGACCATAAAATGGCACGATGGCGTGAGCGGAATCACCGACCAATGCAACCTTATTCCAGTAGGTCCATGGGTAGCATTTCATCGTTACCATAGCACTAGTCGGGTTTTTGAAGAAATCTTGTGTAAGGTT
The nucleotide sequence above comes from Flagellimonas sp. HMM57. Encoded proteins:
- a CDS encoding ABC transporter ATP-binding protein, producing the protein MLEAINLTKRYGGHEALSDLNLSVAQGEIFCLLGQNGAGKTTTINLFLGLLTATSGKALINGVEVKPNSNATSKMIAYIPEVVQLYGNLSGMENLDFFSRIAGFRYSKEELASYLLKAGLQETAHLNKLASYSKGMRQKVGIAIALSKNADFIFMDEPISGLDPKAAVEFTAICKELSQMGKSIFMATHDIFNAVNVGTRIGIMKEGRLVYESETTDINANELQNLYLKTI
- a CDS encoding DUF3526 domain-containing protein, translated to MYKLLLLQFLRSRAVVASLVLILVLGAISIGIGHQFLSQKKAAIDQVENYQQNHIDRNVTLHKDDLGLLMYYVKFAFINSPTHLSGLSIGQSDVNTNLQRITIKNLEGQRYDTDLVNPMNLQSGNLDLSFVLLYLFPLLIIVFTFNLLSEETETGTWRLVSVQTPSKQKYLLTKLSIRVLLIYIVLGILFTIAKSVLSIPLDMNFMMMIFLSLLYVAFWFALCFFVINFKKSSGFNALLLLSIWLVLLILLPAGINAYLANKYPVPEALSTMISQRDGYHTKWDTDKTETLQKFYDHYPQFQKFGYPIEGFNWTWYYAMQQMGDDDSVTDTKALREKISERESVSKQLSAFLPNMHLQLAFNELAGTSLDQHLNFLDATANYHEELRLFFYPKIFEEKSADVVDWRRFTPKYADDGRSDIKQVRFIWPLLIATFIMLLCCVAIGRKLC
- a CDS encoding DUF5916 domain-containing protein, which gives rise to MISTIKLLFTGSFVFLGTMVFSQQESNFPPPDVPIKIKAFKALGKITIDGKLKETDWQSAEPITDFFRVEPVQGGSIKNKTTVRVLYDERNLYFGVLAADSLGKKGVRMQDLRRDFDNEENDVFGIQIDAQNTKQYAVSFQTTPHGNQLDLQSFNDSNTDTDWNALWTVRTQRTDEGYFAEFAIPFKSIRYDRPIAGKPVEWGITFYRLARKDFEKTVFPAIPQSFSENRMVYAAKLTGLEVPPPSANIRVEPYALYQYDENKEGDVLVDKLNEPKVGGDVKWAINPNAVLDLTINTDFAQADVDRAVNNLERFNIFFPERRQFFLENSGIWAGGGNFQVRPFFSRTIGLENTFNAAPAPLDLGARYTDRSENRTIAALAVRQRETDNSAGSTFGVARYTQNYGKENNIGAMITYRLDDSFSDLEISSKNNTTISIDGLIRPKSEITLSYLLSTSLDSETGDTGYSGRVFAGARTNNYYLGYVNAFVSDGYDPAMGFVFQKDVMYHSPGGYAILRPKSLPFVRRWDPGAFLNYYHDFEDFGNFQQSSLYIFPIYTWFKDNSFVEVSFTPTWQNINFNFAPLGLQISEGEYNYTRFLMRYNSDQSKKFSGSIQYDFGDFYNGTRNTIITGLRYAPLPQLSMTVDYEHNNINGVGTLDEDLNTDLYSASVRLALNPRVQLSTFYQYNSFDEQGRWNVRFSWEYMPLSFIYLVFNDTQTDVFDPIQQSRQFISKITFLKQF
- a CDS encoding TonB-dependent siderophore receptor; protein product: MRIIKNLFILLLFSFVVNIHAQEVTGSVTDEQGSPIFGATVSIGNTDNMFGVLTDRNGAFQLNVPEGVYEFEVRFLGYASHQKSIDVSSSTVLDLGTVVLTETTESLQNVEVIGRARTDYNSDYSFSSTKVAIKNKELPQAVSTITKELMNDRQAFQLADAVKAASSVTSTAFYNHFNIRGVTQAEEGQVINGMRTRQYYFLQPITSHIERVEVVKGPSSVTFSSVDPGGTINMVTKKPLREKRNEVSATVGSFGTLRATADFTGPLNESKTLLYRFNAAVQEARSFRDVVQNNAFLITPSISYIPNNTTALNVEMIYSNGVGNLDRGQPIFGAINGEFDLNSTPTSLNVGASNDFFKSKEFLVMGNFTKQITDNIGFNASYMKQTWEEDLAEHRTVNAAAVDIEGNPINTLAEMRYVERKQFWVTDNFNAFVNFDFESDKITNKALIGYDGSWWERTKGGGQNGARRYLRNDGSVSNFDPADAADFQTIEIDGVLAPRPNVPHFDLTDPQNNMRIINDYTMSEFAIPANLTTSSGVYIQNQFKIWKLSALVNLRYEWYEDKFNYESNDEESFKNEAFIPRLGITYEATDNINVYGTYIEGFQPQSNTVTLSPATENFFWAGSPAEFDPLESDLIEFGAKGEFFRGRLAMNMAVYEINQKNLLQPDPNDEDLLIEGGARRSRGFEWDLSGYILPNFQVNASYAYIDAEIIADDDPTLIGERAGGTPEHSANLWARYDFTDNTLRDVGIGFGTEYRGDRFSWYSDRVLLPAYTVFDAAVYYRPSGGNIQLALKVNNLFDETYWGGALFASRLFPGAPRNVLLTTSYKF
- a CDS encoding DUF3526 domain-containing protein, with protein sequence MKRANIGLFMGHFLKNALKTKVIYIMFGIFLLLTAYAAVSGINNYFKQNTIRLEHQQKARQSWEANPDKHPHRMAHFGTFAFRLKQPLSIFDYGIESFTGNAVFLEAHRQNSVNFSDAGFSTGTLRFGELSMAMLLQLVLPLILFFLGFSVVVSERENGTLKILLSQGADWKEILLGKSLGLFILALLFFAPIFLVTMFFLMFGETIANPADSWQRFLLLFLGYALFLLILSFISIMVSTTAHSSKNALLTLLGIWLLMVVLVPKTSQAVGSAIYPTPSKLSFQSGVERDVLKKGDSHNPEDPYFNRLRDSVLTVHGVDSITQLPFNYGGFVMREGEKTSANLYKKHHDSLLHIYEKQNNVSRFTAVLNPFVAIKTISMAFTGTDFKGYVDFQEQAEVYRYQLAQEMNELQMEYISTKKVSGSEGKKHVVGHEHWEEFPDFQHQMQPLQSSLNEASLGIFSLLGWVLLSFLGLGYLSKKAKAI